A window from Vulcanimicrobium alpinum encodes these proteins:
- a CDS encoding XdhC family protein has protein sequence MIDIVDTIDRWRSEGQRVAVATVVGVEQSAPRDPGAALAVNERGDVAGSVSGGCVESAVYEEAQDAIATGRPRLVTYGISDEEAISVGLTCGGTIHVFVERLDW, from the coding sequence ATGATCGACATTGTGGACACGATCGATCGCTGGCGCAGCGAAGGACAGCGGGTCGCCGTCGCGACCGTCGTCGGCGTCGAACAGTCGGCGCCGCGCGATCCCGGCGCCGCGCTCGCCGTGAACGAACGCGGCGACGTCGCGGGCTCGGTGAGCGGCGGCTGCGTCGAATCGGCCGTGTACGAGGAGGCGCAGGACGCGATCGCGACCGGGCGGCCGCGCCTGGTGACCTACGGGATCAGCGATGAAGAGGCGATCTCCGTGGGGCTCACCTGCGGCGGGACGATCCACGTCTTCGTGGAGCGGCTCGACTGGTGA
- a CDS encoding vWA domain-containing protein, with protein MSEIAAVAARFDAALRARGVAAGTRRAQTFAEVLHLMPPSSMRALYHRARAAMLPAVDDADAFDAAFVEFFGAIDDADALHRLVRAVNAPPRERRDRPQRESLPPPPSSEQAREREAERAPIQWILAARDEELSERPFDELDDAERAAMLRLMRRVRIASERRASRRRRRHPHGDRFDFRGTLRGASRTAGELIRRRATARRTTVRPLVFLLDVSGSMGPFARALLHYARVTAQARPRVRAFAFATQLTDLTPLLRRASDDRLMAAIGATVRDYGGGTRIGAALHAFNQRYAQRGAARGGTVVILSDGWERDDPERLETEMRRLRRLTRRIVWVNPHKRHPAYEPLARGMAAALPHLDAFVSGHNLRTLDAVADAIEGLSA; from the coding sequence GTGAGCGAGATCGCGGCCGTCGCCGCCCGTTTCGACGCGGCGCTGCGCGCCCGCGGCGTCGCAGCCGGGACGCGCCGCGCGCAGACGTTCGCCGAGGTCCTGCACTTGATGCCCCCGTCGTCGATGCGCGCGCTCTACCATCGCGCGCGCGCAGCGATGCTGCCGGCGGTCGACGACGCGGACGCATTCGATGCGGCGTTCGTCGAGTTCTTCGGCGCAATCGACGACGCCGACGCGCTGCACCGGCTGGTGCGCGCCGTCAATGCGCCGCCGCGCGAACGCCGCGACCGCCCGCAGCGCGAGTCGCTCCCGCCGCCGCCGTCGAGCGAGCAGGCCCGCGAGCGCGAGGCCGAGCGCGCGCCGATCCAATGGATCCTCGCCGCGCGCGACGAGGAGCTTTCGGAGCGGCCGTTCGACGAACTCGACGATGCCGAGCGCGCGGCGATGCTCCGGCTGATGCGGCGGGTGCGGATCGCGTCGGAGCGGCGCGCCTCACGCCGGCGCCGCCGGCACCCGCACGGCGACCGGTTCGACTTCCGCGGCACGCTGCGCGGCGCGTCGCGCACCGCCGGCGAACTGATCCGCCGCCGTGCGACAGCGCGCCGCACGACGGTGCGTCCGCTGGTCTTTCTGCTGGACGTCTCCGGATCGATGGGACCGTTCGCCCGCGCGCTGCTGCACTACGCGCGCGTCACCGCTCAAGCGCGCCCGCGGGTTCGGGCGTTCGCATTCGCGACGCAGCTGACCGATCTCACGCCGCTCCTGCGGCGCGCCTCGGACGACCGGCTCATGGCGGCGATCGGCGCGACGGTGCGCGACTACGGCGGCGGAACGCGCATCGGCGCAGCGCTGCACGCGTTCAACCAGCGCTACGCGCAACGCGGCGCGGCGCGCGGCGGGACGGTCGTCATCCTCTCCGACGGGTGGGAACGCGACGATCCCGAACGGCTTGAAACCGAGATGCGCCGCCTGCGCCGTCTGACGCGGCGGATCGTGTGGGTGAACCCGCACAAACGCCATCCGGCGTACGAGCCGCTCGCGCGCGGGATGGCGGCGGCGCTCCCGCATCTCGACGCGTTCGTCTCCGGTCATAACTTGCGCACACTCGATGCGGTCGCGGACGCGATCGAAGGACTTTCGGCATGA
- a CDS encoding AAA family ATPase yields the protein MPQPVDVDDLRERLLDAGYVADDGLATALACAVSLERAVLLEGDAGVGKTDAARALAAVHDAQLLRLQCYEGLDLASAAYDWNYGKQLLAIRAAEAAHERTPDLYADDFLIRRPLLAALGAPRERGIVLLIDEIDRADDEFEAFLLEFLSDFAISIPERGTIAARHRPIVVLTSNRTRDLHDALKRRCFYHWIAHPTISREIAILRMRVPEAPPALAADVARAAAALRERDLRKPPGIAESLDWTQTLQLLGADRLDHASFQRSLGAVLKYPEDIETARAAAEAIVAAVRADGVA from the coding sequence ATGCCGCAGCCCGTCGACGTCGACGATCTCCGCGAGCGCTTGCTGGACGCCGGCTACGTCGCCGATGACGGCCTCGCCACCGCGCTGGCCTGCGCCGTCAGCCTGGAACGCGCCGTGCTGCTCGAGGGCGACGCCGGCGTCGGTAAAACCGATGCGGCGCGCGCGCTGGCGGCGGTGCATGACGCGCAACTGCTGCGATTGCAATGCTACGAAGGTCTCGATTTGGCGTCCGCCGCCTACGACTGGAATTACGGGAAGCAGCTGCTGGCGATCCGCGCCGCCGAGGCCGCGCACGAGCGGACCCCCGACCTGTACGCCGACGACTTTCTCATCCGCCGGCCGCTGCTCGCCGCGCTCGGTGCGCCCCGGGAGCGCGGGATCGTGCTGCTGATCGACGAGATCGACCGCGCCGACGACGAATTCGAAGCCTTTCTGCTCGAGTTTCTCTCCGATTTCGCGATCTCGATCCCCGAGCGCGGGACGATCGCCGCGCGCCACCGGCCGATCGTGGTGCTGACGTCGAACCGTACCCGCGACCTGCACGACGCGCTCAAGCGGCGCTGTTTTTACCACTGGATCGCGCACCCGACGATCTCCCGCGAGATCGCGATCCTGCGGATGCGCGTCCCGGAGGCTCCCCCGGCGCTCGCCGCCGACGTCGCGCGCGCCGCGGCGGCGCTGCGCGAGCGCGATCTGCGCAAGCCGCCCGGGATCGCGGAATCGCTCGACTGGACGCAGACCCTGCAGTTGCTCGGCGCCGACCGCCTCGATCACGCCTCGTTCCAGCGCTCGCTCGGCGCCGTGCTGAAGTATCCCGAAGATATCGAAACGGCGCGGGCGGCGGCCGAAGCGATCGTCGCGGCCGTGCGCGCCGACGGGGTCGCGTGA
- a CDS encoding (2Fe-2S)-binding protein, with amino-acid sequence MQIDLTVNGKRTSLDAEPRLLLVHALRDRLGLTGTHVGCDTSSCGACTVLLDGVSVKSCTMFAVQASGHDVTTIEGIGDADELHPMQEAFWTAHGLQCGYCTTGMIVSAVDLLQRNPDPSDDEIRAGLEGNLCRCTGYENIVKAVRAAGKAMRENAPRSSVRDLMSIHPPAEEPPPSGEVIIPPQLQGAST; translated from the coding sequence ATGCAGATCGATCTCACCGTCAACGGGAAGCGCACGTCGCTTGATGCCGAGCCGCGGCTGCTGCTCGTGCACGCGTTGCGCGACCGCCTCGGACTGACGGGAACCCATGTCGGTTGCGATACTTCGAGCTGCGGCGCGTGCACCGTGCTGCTCGACGGCGTTTCGGTGAAGAGCTGCACGATGTTCGCCGTTCAGGCGAGCGGACACGACGTCACGACGATCGAGGGGATCGGCGACGCCGACGAACTCCATCCGATGCAGGAAGCGTTCTGGACGGCGCACGGCCTGCAGTGCGGGTACTGCACCACCGGAATGATCGTGAGCGCCGTCGACCTGCTGCAGCGCAATCCCGATCCGAGCGACGACGAGATTCGCGCCGGGCTCGAAGGGAATCTCTGCCGCTGCACCGGCTACGAGAACATCGTCAAAGCCGTGCGCGCCGCCGGAAAAGCGATGCGCGAGAACGCGCCGCGCTCGAGCGTCCGCGACCTGATGTCGATCCACCCGCCCGCAGAGGAACCGCCGCCCTCGGGTGAAGTGATCATTCCGCCGCAACTGCAGGGAGCGAGCACCTAA
- a CDS encoding xanthine dehydrogenase family protein molybdopterin-binding subunit: MAFTTMVGARIRRREDPRLITGRATYVDDVKQVGTVYAAFVRSPYGHAKIRAIDLAPALAHPDVLAAYTGEDLHHAHGLKSSLPVAHKMADLKTPPHYILAVDEVRMVGEAVAVVVANTAYAARDAAELVAVDYDELPAVVDPLKALEGAPYVHESLGTNVAFRMPFSAGDPDKAFAEADQIVKQRIVNQRVAPVPIEPRSMVANWDEGRQQLTLHSSTQIPHLLRTQLSVVLGISENHVRTIAPDVGGGFGAKLNVYAEEAVVSWVAMQLERPVKYVETRSESFQAMIHGRDQVDDLEIACTKDGTITGLRLRIVGNLGAYHQLLTPVVPTLTLLMAPGCYRIENISAEVIGVFTNTMSTDAYRGAGRPEATFFIERAVDLVAQRLGLDPAEVRRKNFIANTAFPHTTSTGLTYDSGDYETTMDKALAIVDYAGLRAQQAELRKQGRLMGIGLSTYVEVCGMGPSAAMPAAGWDSATIRVEPTGSITVLTGVSPHGQGQETTFAQIVADELGVPIDTINVIHGDTDKVQYGVGTFGSRGTAVGGAALKLAIETIQAKAVKIAAHQWEANPDDVEYRDGKIQVKGDPSKSMSTAEAGFLAFMGDKLPPGLEPGLDATRRFEPPNFVFPFGTHVCVVEVDAKSGEVKVVKYLAVDDCGRLLNPMIVEGQVHGGIAQGLSQALFEEVIYDEGGQLLTGTLMDYAIPHAEQVPHYDLDHTVTGTTVNPLGIKGVGEAGTIGSTPAVVNAVIDALAPYGVVHIDMPLRPEKIWTAIHAAKTNGAANGAANGAAR, encoded by the coding sequence ATGGCGTTCACCACGATGGTCGGCGCGCGCATCCGCCGCCGCGAAGACCCCCGGCTGATCACCGGCCGCGCCACTTACGTCGACGACGTGAAGCAAGTCGGCACCGTGTACGCGGCGTTCGTGCGCAGCCCGTACGGTCACGCGAAGATCCGTGCGATCGATCTCGCACCGGCGCTCGCGCACCCCGACGTACTCGCGGCATACACCGGTGAGGACCTGCACCACGCGCACGGCCTCAAGTCGTCGCTCCCGGTCGCGCACAAAATGGCGGATCTGAAGACGCCGCCGCACTACATCCTCGCCGTCGACGAAGTGCGCATGGTCGGCGAAGCGGTCGCCGTCGTCGTTGCGAACACCGCCTATGCGGCGCGCGACGCCGCCGAACTCGTCGCCGTCGACTATGACGAACTGCCGGCGGTGGTCGATCCGCTCAAAGCCCTCGAGGGCGCGCCGTACGTCCACGAATCGCTTGGCACCAACGTCGCGTTCCGGATGCCGTTCAGCGCCGGCGATCCCGACAAGGCGTTCGCCGAGGCTGATCAAATCGTCAAGCAGCGCATCGTCAATCAGCGCGTCGCGCCCGTGCCGATCGAGCCGCGATCGATGGTCGCGAACTGGGACGAAGGGCGCCAGCAGTTGACGCTGCACTCCTCGACGCAGATCCCGCATCTGCTGCGCACCCAGCTCTCGGTCGTGCTCGGGATCTCCGAGAATCACGTGCGCACGATCGCACCCGACGTCGGCGGCGGCTTCGGCGCGAAGCTCAACGTGTACGCGGAAGAAGCCGTGGTGAGCTGGGTTGCGATGCAGCTCGAACGTCCGGTGAAGTACGTCGAGACCCGCTCCGAGAGCTTCCAGGCGATGATCCACGGACGCGATCAGGTCGACGATCTCGAGATCGCGTGCACCAAGGACGGGACGATCACCGGCCTGCGGCTGCGGATCGTCGGCAACCTCGGCGCCTACCATCAGCTCCTCACGCCCGTCGTCCCGACGCTGACCCTGCTGATGGCGCCCGGCTGCTACCGCATCGAAAACATCAGCGCCGAAGTGATCGGCGTCTTCACCAACACGATGTCGACCGACGCCTACCGCGGCGCCGGCCGGCCCGAAGCGACGTTTTTCATCGAACGCGCGGTCGATCTCGTGGCGCAGCGGCTCGGCCTCGATCCGGCCGAGGTGCGGCGGAAGAACTTCATCGCGAACACCGCGTTCCCGCACACGACGTCGACCGGACTCACTTACGATTCCGGCGATTACGAGACGACGATGGACAAGGCGCTGGCGATCGTCGACTACGCCGGCTTGCGCGCGCAGCAGGCGGAACTCCGCAAGCAGGGACGGCTGATGGGGATCGGGCTCTCGACGTACGTCGAGGTGTGCGGGATGGGGCCGTCGGCGGCGATGCCCGCGGCCGGCTGGGATTCCGCGACGATCCGCGTCGAGCCGACCGGGAGCATCACCGTGCTCACCGGCGTCTCGCCACACGGCCAAGGGCAAGAGACGACGTTCGCGCAGATCGTCGCCGACGAACTCGGCGTTCCGATCGACACGATCAACGTGATCCACGGCGACACCGACAAGGTGCAGTACGGCGTGGGGACGTTCGGATCGCGCGGCACGGCCGTCGGCGGTGCCGCGCTCAAGCTCGCGATCGAGACGATCCAGGCGAAGGCGGTGAAGATCGCCGCGCACCAGTGGGAAGCGAACCCCGACGACGTCGAGTATCGCGACGGGAAGATCCAGGTGAAGGGCGACCCGTCGAAGTCGATGTCGACCGCAGAAGCGGGGTTCCTCGCGTTCATGGGCGACAAGCTCCCGCCCGGTCTCGAACCGGGACTCGATGCGACGCGCCGGTTCGAACCGCCCAATTTCGTCTTTCCGTTCGGGACGCACGTCTGCGTCGTCGAGGTCGATGCGAAGTCCGGCGAGGTGAAGGTCGTGAAATACCTCGCGGTCGACGACTGCGGACGTCTGCTCAATCCGATGATCGTCGAAGGGCAGGTCCACGGCGGGATCGCGCAAGGACTCTCGCAGGCGCTCTTCGAGGAAGTCATCTACGACGAGGGCGGGCAGCTGCTCACCGGCACGTTGATGGACTATGCGATCCCGCATGCCGAACAGGTGCCGCACTACGATCTCGACCACACCGTCACCGGGACGACCGTGAACCCGCTCGGGATCAAGGGCGTCGGCGAAGCCGGGACGATCGGCTCGACGCCGGCCGTCGTCAACGCGGTGATCGACGCGCTCGCGCCGTACGGTGTCGTGCACATCGACATGCCGCTGCGGCCGGAGAAGATCTGGACCGCGATCCACGCCGCGAAAACGAACGGGGCGGCCAACGGCGCCGCGAACGGAGCAGCGCGATGA
- a CDS encoding FAD binding domain-containing protein → MIPATFDYLRASSVADAIRLLGEHGDDAKLLAGGHSLIPMMKLRLATPATLIDITGIGGLDGIAADGGTIAIGALTKHAALASSSMLRAQAPVLWDAANDLGDPQVRNRGTIGGASAHGDPSADYPAVLLALDATLTLADAKGERTLRAREFFRGMFDTALDPRELLTKIAFAAAPKSAYVKFHHPASHYAVVGAAVALTMNGGRIGSARVAITGIGDAAFRAEGVERALAGVDPGDAAAIEAACANAAQGVEARSDTFASAHYRSAMADVFTARAVAKAAAR, encoded by the coding sequence ATGATCCCTGCAACCTTCGACTACCTGCGCGCGTCGTCGGTCGCCGACGCGATCCGGCTCCTGGGGGAACACGGCGACGACGCCAAACTGCTCGCCGGCGGCCACAGCCTCATCCCGATGATGAAGCTGCGTTTGGCAACGCCCGCGACGCTGATCGACATCACCGGGATCGGTGGGCTCGACGGGATCGCTGCCGACGGCGGCACGATCGCGATCGGCGCGCTGACGAAACATGCTGCGCTCGCATCGAGCAGCATGCTCCGGGCGCAGGCGCCGGTGCTCTGGGACGCCGCCAACGATCTCGGCGATCCGCAGGTGCGCAACCGCGGCACGATCGGCGGCGCATCGGCGCACGGCGATCCGTCGGCGGACTATCCGGCGGTCCTCCTCGCGCTCGACGCGACGTTAACGCTCGCCGACGCCAAGGGCGAACGCACGTTGCGCGCGCGCGAGTTCTTCCGCGGGATGTTCGACACGGCGCTCGACCCGCGCGAACTGCTCACGAAGATCGCGTTTGCCGCGGCGCCGAAGTCGGCATACGTGAAGTTCCACCACCCGGCGTCGCATTACGCGGTCGTCGGAGCCGCCGTCGCGCTGACAATGAACGGCGGGCGGATCGGCTCGGCGCGCGTCGCGATCACCGGGATCGGCGACGCCGCGTTCCGCGCCGAGGGCGTCGAACGCGCGCTCGCCGGCGTCGATCCCGGGGATGCGGCCGCAATCGAGGCCGCGTGCGCGAACGCCGCGCAGGGCGTCGAGGCGCGCTCCGATACGTTCGCGTCAGCGCACTACCGCAGCGCGATGGCCGACGTCTTCACCGCCCGCGCCGTCGCCAAAGCCGCCGCGAGGTAG
- a CDS encoding TRAP transporter substrate-binding protein, whose product MYDHVFLNGMREVTSSSKPIQTVADLDGFKIRTPAAKLPTDLFKSLGAAPTPMNFNEVYTSLQTKIVDGQENPLTVIETSRLFEVQKYLSLTNHMWSGFWMIGNPDSWNKIPPDLQKIALAGFKKYVQQQRADVEAMNDSLAQKLAKEVLTINKVDPSSFRAKLGPFYSRWKEEFGPSAWTLLEKYSGKLG is encoded by the coding sequence GTGTACGACCACGTGTTCCTCAACGGGATGCGCGAGGTCACGTCGAGTTCGAAGCCGATCCAGACGGTCGCCGATCTCGACGGATTCAAGATCCGCACTCCGGCGGCGAAGCTGCCGACCGACCTGTTCAAGTCGCTCGGCGCGGCGCCGACGCCGATGAACTTCAACGAAGTCTACACCTCCCTGCAGACGAAGATCGTCGACGGTCAGGAAAATCCTCTGACGGTGATCGAGACGTCACGGCTCTTCGAAGTGCAGAAATACCTCAGCCTCACGAATCACATGTGGTCGGGCTTCTGGATGATCGGCAACCCCGATTCCTGGAACAAGATCCCGCCCGACTTGCAGAAGATCGCGCTCGCGGGCTTCAAGAAATACGTGCAGCAGCAGCGTGCCGACGTCGAAGCGATGAACGACTCCCTCGCGCAGAAGCTCGCGAAAGAGGTGCTGACGATCAACAAGGTCGACCCGTCGTCGTTCCGCGCGAAACTCGGACCGTTCTACAGCCGCTGGAAGGAAGAATTCGGCCCGAGCGCCTGGACCCTGCTGGAAAAATACAGCGGCAAACTCGGCTGA
- a CDS encoding transketolase family protein, with protein sequence MTTADTRPLLESTVTAEFDERSWDMVGSLALSKQLVSGEVLIELARRRDDIVVLTADLGRPTRVIDFGRAFPERYYNFGISERNMVGAAAGMASAGMLPYVSGYACFLALLAADQIRLDVCYTKLPVRFLSTHSGLTMGFYGSSHHATEDIGAIRSFANLTILAPIDAVALRQALVATVDHPGPIYFRLGRGRETPVYDAPIPEYRIGGSHRLRDGTDATVFATGICVDFALQAARLLEAEGIALRVVDAYSLKPLDADAVRGACLETRHVFTAEEHNVIGGLGSAVAEVMAEVGTATRLTRIGMQDAFSILGPPTHLYKNYGLDGEGIAKTIRTALA encoded by the coding sequence ATGACGACTGCCGACACGCGTCCGCTGCTCGAGTCGACCGTCACCGCCGAGTTCGACGAGCGCTCGTGGGACATGGTCGGGAGCCTCGCGCTCTCCAAACAGCTCGTCTCCGGCGAGGTGCTGATCGAGCTCGCGCGCCGGCGCGACGACATCGTCGTGCTCACGGCCGATCTCGGCCGTCCGACGCGCGTGATCGATTTCGGCCGCGCGTTCCCCGAGCGCTACTACAACTTCGGAATCTCCGAACGGAACATGGTCGGCGCGGCGGCCGGGATGGCGTCCGCCGGGATGCTCCCGTACGTCTCGGGCTACGCCTGCTTTCTCGCGCTGCTCGCCGCCGATCAGATCCGGCTCGACGTCTGCTACACGAAGCTGCCGGTGCGTTTTCTGAGCACGCACTCGGGGCTCACAATGGGATTCTACGGCAGCTCGCATCACGCGACCGAAGACATCGGCGCGATCCGCTCGTTCGCCAACCTCACGATCCTCGCGCCGATCGACGCGGTGGCGTTGCGCCAGGCGCTCGTCGCGACCGTCGATCATCCGGGCCCGATCTACTTCCGGCTCGGGCGCGGCCGCGAGACGCCGGTATACGACGCGCCGATCCCGGAGTACCGCATCGGCGGCTCCCACCGCCTGCGCGACGGCACCGACGCGACGGTGTTCGCGACCGGGATCTGCGTTGACTTCGCACTCCAGGCGGCAAGGCTGCTCGAAGCCGAGGGGATTGCGCTGCGCGTCGTCGACGCGTACTCGCTCAAGCCGCTCGATGCCGACGCCGTGCGCGGCGCGTGTCTCGAGACGCGGCACGTCTTCACGGCAGAGGAGCACAACGTGATCGGCGGTCTCGGGAGCGCCGTCGCCGAGGTAATGGCCGAAGTCGGCACGGCGACGCGGCTGACGCGGATCGGGATGCAGGACGCGTTCTCGATCCTCGGCCCGCCGACGCATCTCTACAAGAACTACGGGCTCGACGGCGAGGGGATCGCCAAGACGATTCGGACCGCGCTCGCGTGA
- a CDS encoding transketolase, translating to MTTTTLSLSTDERATLAEKARMVRTEVVRLTEIAGSGHYGSAFSIAELLVALYYKLLRVRPNAPQWADRDRFTMGKGHAAIAVYPILADLGFFPASDLDTYTRLGSPLGDHPDMRKVKGADFSSGSIGHNLSVSVGMALALRLRKSPARVVCMLGDGEQGEGQIWEAAASAGYRKLSNLVAIVDRNEVESDDRCDAILDMEPLDAKYRAFGWDVVHLRDGHDLQAVTAALDDALNGWHDKPVVVLADTIAGKGVSFMEHAWQWHLGYLGPRDYERAMKELEA from the coding sequence ATGACGACGACGACATTATCGCTCTCGACGGACGAGCGCGCGACGCTCGCCGAGAAAGCGCGCATGGTCCGCACGGAAGTCGTCCGGCTCACGGAGATCGCGGGGAGCGGTCACTACGGGTCGGCGTTTTCGATCGCGGAACTCCTGGTCGCGCTCTATTACAAGCTGCTGCGCGTGCGGCCGAACGCGCCGCAGTGGGCGGATCGCGACCGGTTCACGATGGGCAAAGGCCACGCAGCGATCGCGGTGTATCCGATCCTTGCGGACCTCGGATTTTTTCCGGCGTCCGATCTCGACACGTACACGCGGCTCGGAAGTCCCCTCGGCGACCATCCCGACATGCGCAAAGTGAAGGGCGCGGATTTCTCATCGGGCTCGATCGGACACAATCTTTCGGTCTCGGTGGGGATGGCGCTGGCGCTGCGCCTGCGCAAGTCGCCGGCGCGCGTCGTCTGCATGCTGGGCGACGGCGAGCAGGGCGAAGGACAGATCTGGGAGGCCGCCGCCTCGGCCGGCTATCGCAAACTGTCGAACCTTGTCGCGATCGTCGACCGCAATGAGGTCGAGTCGGACGATCGCTGCGATGCGATCCTCGACATGGAACCGCTCGACGCGAAATACCGCGCGTTCGGCTGGGACGTCGTTCACCTGCGCGACGGTCACGATCTTCAGGCGGTCACCGCGGCGCTCGACGACGCGCTGAACGGCTGGCACGACAAGCCGGTCGTCGTGCTCGCCGACACGATCGCGGGCAAGGGCGTCTCCTTCATGGAGCACGCGTGGCAATGGCATCTCGGATACCTCGGGCCGCGCGACTACGAACGCGCGATGAAGGAGCTGGAAGCATGA